In Prionailurus viverrinus isolate Anna chromosome C2, UM_Priviv_1.0, whole genome shotgun sequence, one DNA window encodes the following:
- the LOC125175466 gene encoding keratin-associated protein 13-1-like, translating to MPYSCCSGNVSSQSLGGYLRYPSSSCGSSSPSNLVYRTDLCSPSTCQLGSSLYSGCQDTCCEPTSCQTSCVVSSPCQTSCTLPRTSTFCSPCWTAYPGSVDCGSRSCHSLGCGSRSCYSLGCGSSGFRPLGYGVCGFPSLSYGSSFCRPTYFSSRSCQSSCYRPTCGSGFCTSTC from the coding sequence ATGCCCTACAGCTGCTGTTCTGGAAACGTCTCCTCCCAGTCCCTTGGGGGCTACCTGCGCTACCCAAGCTCCTCCTGTGGCTCTTCTTCCCCCAGCAACCTGGTCTACCGCACTGACCTCTGCTCTCCCAGCACCTGCCAGCTGGGCTCCTCCCTCTACAGCGGCTGTCAGGACACCTGCTGTGAGCCCACCAGCTGCCAGACGTCCTGCGTGGTGTCCAGCCCCTGCCAGACGTCCTGCACCCTCCCGAGGACCTCCACGTTCTGCAGCCCCTGCTGGACTGCTTACCCTGGGTCTGTGGACTGTGGATCCAGAAGCTGCCATTCCCTGGGCTGTGGATCCAGAAGCTGCTACTCTCTGGGCTGTGGATCCAGTGGCTTCAGACCCCTGGGTTATGGAGTCTGTGGTTTCCCTTCCCTGAGCTATGGATCCAGTTTCTGCCGCCCAACCTACTTCTCCTCCAGGAGCTGTCAGTCATCATGTTACAGACCAACCTGTGGATCTGGGTTCTGTACATC
- the LOC125175445 gene encoding keratin-associated protein 13-1-like, whose amino-acid sequence MSYSCCSGNVASQSLGGYLRYPSSSCGSSSPSNLVYRTDLCSPSTCQLGSSFYSGCQETSCEPTSCQTSCVVSSPCQTSCSLPRTSTFCSPCQTTYSGSVGCGSRSCYSLGCGSSGFRPMACRVQGFPSMSYGSQFCHPSFLTSRTYQSSCYKPMCRSGFY is encoded by the coding sequence ATGTCCTACAGCTGCTGTTCTGGAAACGTCGCCTCCCAGTCCCTTGGGGGCTACCTGCGCTACCCAAGCTCCTCCTGTGGCTCTTCTTCCCCCAGCAACCTGGTCTACCGCACTGACCTCTGCTCTCCCAGCACCTGCCAGCTGGGCTCCTCCTTCTACAGCGGCTGTCAGGAGACCTCCTGTGAGCCCACCAGCTGCCAGACGTCCTGCGTGGTGTCCAGCCCCTGCCAGACGTCCTGCTCCCTCCCGAGGACCTCCACGTTCTGCAGTCCCTGCCAGACGACTTATTCTGGGTCTGTGGGCTGTGGGTCCAGAAGCTGCTATTCTCTGGGCTGTGGATCCAGTGGCTTCAGACCCATGGCTTGCAGAGTCCAAGGTTTCCCTTCCATGAGCTATGGATCTCAGTTCTGTCACCCATCCTTCTTGACTTCTAGGACCTACCAGTCTTCTTGTTACAAACCAATGTGTAGATCTGGCTTCTACTGA